One window of the Armatimonadota bacterium genome contains the following:
- the alr gene encoding alanine racemase translates to MSSLTHAEVDLSAIRDNIKAIRARVGERVKIMPAVKANGYGHGAIQVSRACMQAGADALCVSCVEEGIELRDAGLDAPILILGCSLHDAAEPIVEYGISTALCDLNFAKALSSASAKIGKKASVHIKVDTGMGRIGVRPDEVVDLVKAAASLPGIKIDGMFTHFPCSDETDRSFTLSQIETFRQTAIRLKHIGIEIPLLHTSNSAAILAYPEAYFNAVRPGIMVYGYYPSNEVVKSIPIREALTLKSRIVFLKEAERGTSISYGRTHILKRRSKIATVPIGYGDGYCRYFSNKAEAAINGVRVPLIGRVCMDQCMFDVTDVPDVSVGDEVVFYGGGYDYLSVARIADMIGTISYEVLCDIGQRVPRVYLNE, encoded by the coding sequence ATGAGCAGTTTAACACACGCCGAGGTCGATCTCTCGGCAATAAGAGACAATATAAAAGCAATACGCGCACGTGTCGGTGAGCGCGTTAAGATAATGCCTGCAGTCAAGGCAAACGGATATGGTCATGGCGCAATTCAGGTCAGCCGGGCATGCATGCAGGCAGGAGCGGATGCGCTGTGCGTTTCATGCGTGGAGGAGGGGATTGAGCTTCGAGATGCGGGTCTGGATGCGCCGATACTTATACTCGGCTGTTCACTGCACGACGCCGCAGAGCCTATCGTCGAGTATGGAATATCCACCGCGCTCTGCGATCTTAACTTTGCAAAAGCACTTTCCAGCGCATCGGCCAAGATCGGCAAAAAGGCGTCGGTCCACATCAAAGTTGACACAGGAATGGGCCGCATTGGCGTGCGCCCGGACGAAGTTGTCGATCTGGTCAAAGCAGCCGCATCCCTGCCTGGAATAAAAATAGATGGAATGTTCACTCACTTCCCCTGCTCGGACGAAACGGACAGATCATTCACGCTTTCACAGATCGAGACATTCAGGCAGACAGCAATACGTCTCAAACACATCGGTATCGAGATCCCGTTGCTGCACACATCCAACAGCGCGGCCATCCTTGCGTATCCCGAGGCCTATTTCAATGCCGTGCGCCCGGGTATTATGGTCTACGGCTACTATCCGTCTAATGAAGTGGTAAAGAGTATCCCTATCCGTGAGGCTCTGACGCTTAAGAGTCGCATTGTCTTTCTTAAGGAAGCCGAGCGCGGCACGAGCATCAGTTATGGCCGCACGCATATACTAAAACGCCGGTCAAAGATTGCGACCGTCCCCATCGGTTACGGCGACGGCTATTGTCGGTACTTCTCAAACAAAGCCGAGGCGGCGATAAATGGGGTCAGAGTGCCTTTGATCGGGCGGGTGTGCATGGACCAGTGCATGTTTGATGTCACAGACGTCCCGGATGTCTCTGTCGGCGATGAAGTAGTTTTCTATGGCGGCGGATATGATTATCTGAGTGTCGCGCGCATAGCCGATATGATCGGCACTATATCTTATGAGGTTCTGTGCGATATCGGTCAGCGCGTCCCGAGAGTCTATCTGAATGAGTGA